A genomic window from Pantoea alhagi includes:
- the pstS gene encoding phosphate ABC transporter substrate-binding protein PstS gives MTLMRSTVAKLVAATLSLSAVSAFAATDLTGAGGTFPAPVYAKWAADYQQATGSKINYQGIGSSGGVKQIIAKTVDFGASDAPMKDEDLQKHGLFQFPTVIGGVVLAVNLPGIQSGQLTLDGQTVGDIYLGKIKKWNDPAIAKLNPGVKLPETNIAVVRRADGSGTTFVFTSYLAKVNQEWSEKVGKGNTVNWPTGLGGKGNDGIAAFVQRLPGSIGYVEYAYAKQNKLAYTKLIDADGQPVSPTEESFSNAAKGADWSKTFAQDLTFQKGKDAWPITSTTFILMYKNQANAEKGAEVLKFFDWAYKDGDKTANSLDYATLPDSVVEQIRAAWKAEIKDSSGKALYQ, from the coding sequence ATGACACTGATGCGTAGCACCGTAGCCAAACTTGTTGCCGCCACCCTCTCGCTGAGCGCGGTTTCTGCTTTTGCAGCGACCGATCTTACTGGCGCAGGCGGTACCTTTCCGGCTCCGGTTTATGCCAAGTGGGCAGCGGATTATCAACAAGCGACCGGCAGTAAAATTAACTATCAGGGCATTGGCTCCTCTGGCGGCGTTAAACAGATAATCGCGAAAACAGTTGATTTTGGTGCGTCCGATGCGCCAATGAAAGATGAAGATCTGCAAAAACATGGCCTGTTTCAGTTTCCTACCGTGATTGGCGGCGTGGTACTGGCGGTAAACCTGCCGGGTATCCAGTCTGGTCAGCTGACGCTGGATGGTCAGACCGTGGGTGATATTTACCTCGGCAAAATCAAAAAATGGAACGATCCGGCAATTGCTAAGCTGAACCCGGGCGTGAAACTGCCAGAAACCAATATCGCCGTGGTACGTCGCGCTGACGGCTCCGGTACGACCTTCGTATTCACCAGCTACCTCGCTAAAGTAAATCAGGAGTGGAGTGAGAAGGTAGGTAAAGGCAACACCGTTAACTGGCCAACGGGTCTTGGCGGTAAGGGCAACGATGGCATCGCGGCATTTGTTCAGCGTCTGCCAGGCTCTATTGGCTACGTTGAGTACGCCTATGCCAAACAGAACAAGCTGGCCTACACTAAGCTGATAGATGCCGATGGTCAGCCAGTTAGCCCGACCGAAGAGAGTTTCAGTAATGCCGCTAAAGGGGCTGACTGGAGCAAAACCTTCGCTCAGGATCTGACTTTCCAGAAAGGTAAAGACGCCTGGCCTATTACTTCTACAACATTCATTCTGATGTATAAAAATCAGGCTAATGCGGAAAAAGGCGCTGAAGTGCTGAAATTCTTCGACTGGGCTTATAAAGACGGCGATAAAACAGCAAACAGCCTGGATTACGCAACGCTGCCTGACTCGGTGGTCGAGCAAATCCGCGCCGCCTGGAAAGCAGAAATCAAAGATAGTTCTGGCAAAGCGCTGTACCAGTAA
- the cspG gene encoding cold shock protein CspG: MSNKMTGLVKWFNAEKGFGFITPQDGSKDVFVHFSAIQSNDFKTLDEGQKVEFSIENGAKGPSATNVVAL, translated from the coding sequence ATGTCTAATAAAATGACTGGTTTAGTAAAATGGTTCAACGCTGAGAAAGGTTTTGGCTTTATCACTCCTCAGGACGGCAGCAAAGATGTATTCGTACATTTCTCTGCTATCCAGAGCAACGATTTCAAAACCTTAGATGAAGGCCAGAAAGTAGAGTTCTCTATCGAGAACGGCGCTAAAGGCCCATCAGCGACCAACGTTGTCGCGCTGTAA
- a CDS encoding LysR family transcriptional regulator, which translates to MISEPGTPTLDQLRVFLTVVETGSFAGAARKLYRATSVVSYSIANLEMQLGVTLFDRKSTRKPQLTEAGHAVLAEARTIYNGVDGLRAKVRGLLQGLEAEVHLVLDVMLPGERVVDALKAFRERFPTVSLHLQIEALGGVMQRVLERSATLGVSGQLAMRVDGLERISAGKVTLIPVAAPTHPLAAKHPQRPGAGREHVQLVLTDRSTLTQGQEFAVVGTHTWRLADLGAKHILLREGIGWGNMPEPMVRDDLASGRLVPLTLPDCPGGDYGFDVIYRNDSPPGPAATWLVSRFCEQVAE; encoded by the coding sequence ATGATCTCAGAACCAGGTACCCCTACGCTGGATCAGCTGCGGGTTTTTCTTACGGTAGTCGAAACGGGCAGCTTTGCTGGCGCGGCCCGCAAGCTGTATCGCGCCACATCCGTAGTGAGTTATTCAATCGCTAATCTGGAAATGCAGCTGGGCGTTACTCTTTTCGATCGCAAAAGTACTCGTAAACCACAGCTGACTGAGGCGGGTCATGCGGTACTGGCTGAAGCCAGAACAATCTATAACGGAGTCGACGGGCTACGCGCCAAAGTTCGCGGCCTGTTGCAAGGTTTGGAAGCTGAGGTTCATCTGGTATTAGATGTAATGTTGCCTGGCGAACGGGTGGTGGATGCGCTTAAGGCTTTCCGCGAGCGCTTCCCAACTGTCTCTTTGCATTTGCAAATTGAAGCGCTGGGCGGGGTAATGCAGCGGGTTCTTGAACGCAGCGCAACGCTGGGGGTTAGCGGCCAGCTCGCTATGCGCGTTGATGGCCTTGAGCGTATCAGCGCCGGCAAGGTGACGTTGATCCCGGTGGCGGCGCCCACTCATCCACTGGCGGCAAAACATCCGCAGAGGCCTGGCGCAGGCCGGGAGCATGTGCAACTGGTTCTGACAGATCGATCCACGCTCACTCAGGGCCAGGAATTCGCGGTAGTAGGTACACATACCTGGCGGCTGGCGGATTTAGGTGCCAAACATATTCTTCTGCGTGAAGGTATCGGCTGGGGCAATATGCCTGAACCCATGGTGCGTGACGATCTGGCCAGCGGCCGCCTGGTTCCGCTGACGCTTCCTGACTGCCCGGGCGGCGATTACGGATTTGATGTCATTTACCGTAACGACTCGCCGCCAGGCCCGGCGGCAACCTGGCTGGTCTCCCGCTTCTGCGAACAGGTCGCGGAATGA
- a CDS encoding NADP-dependent oxidoreductase has translation MKAIRAMHYGKTDELFLQELPALVPGQNEVLIEVAGSGVNPIDGKLLSGAMKAFVPLEPPYTPGVEVAGRVIATGEAVQQFKAGDEVFGFIGITGGYATQALAMADRLAHRPVRLSALQASGVPAAALTAWQALHEHAKIKPGQTLLIHGAAGGVGSMAVQMARIAGVRVIATASAQNENYLKALGAEQVIDYTHASFEKVSEKVDVVLDLVGGETQTRSWSLIKAGGVLVSTVTPPDQAIAEAAGVVGKHFATRSDGSQLAQIAALFANGALTIDVEVVPLSQARVALSRVMDGHTRGKRVLDASL, from the coding sequence ATGAAAGCGATACGCGCAATGCATTACGGTAAAACCGATGAGCTTTTTTTACAGGAGCTTCCGGCGCTGGTTCCGGGCCAGAATGAGGTTCTGATTGAGGTAGCGGGCAGCGGCGTTAATCCCATTGACGGGAAGCTTCTCTCTGGTGCCATGAAAGCCTTTGTTCCGCTTGAGCCACCCTACACGCCTGGCGTAGAAGTTGCCGGACGCGTTATCGCAACCGGTGAAGCAGTGCAGCAATTTAAGGCAGGTGATGAGGTCTTTGGGTTTATCGGTATCACAGGCGGCTATGCCACTCAGGCTCTCGCGATGGCCGATCGATTAGCGCATCGACCGGTACGTTTGTCTGCGCTACAGGCCAGCGGTGTACCGGCCGCAGCCCTGACGGCCTGGCAGGCGCTGCATGAGCACGCAAAAATTAAGCCTGGTCAGACATTACTTATCCATGGTGCCGCTGGTGGCGTGGGAAGCATGGCAGTGCAGATGGCACGCATTGCTGGTGTCAGGGTGATCGCTACCGCATCGGCACAGAATGAAAATTACCTTAAAGCGCTTGGGGCTGAACAGGTTATTGACTATACCCACGCCTCTTTCGAAAAAGTGAGTGAGAAGGTCGATGTTGTACTGGATCTGGTGGGGGGCGAGACGCAGACTCGCTCATGGTCATTAATTAAAGCGGGCGGCGTGTTGGTCTCAACCGTCACCCCACCGGATCAGGCGATAGCGGAAGCGGCGGGCGTAGTGGGCAAACACTTCGCCACGCGTTCGGACGGAAGCCAACTGGCGCAGATTGCTGCCCTGTTTGCTAACGGTGCATTGACCATTGACGTTGAGGTCGTGCCTTTAAGCCAGGCCAGGGTTGCATTGAGTCGGGTTATGGATGGTCATACCCGCGGCAAACGGGTGCTTGATGCCAGCCTGTGA
- a CDS encoding Crp/Fnr family transcriptional regulator, whose translation MFPERYLKQTAMHARQGDFLLRQGEQQENIFFLQQGIVRAVHVLSDGTERVKEFYFAGESCFLYLSWLARVPSRYSLQAIAPCSYQRLPLAYLDTSEGAELADALLRQQLIYKERKEEMMLLHAPEKRYAYVLEHFPEWSERLTQRELANYIGITPVSLSRIRQRINKG comes from the coding sequence ATGTTTCCTGAGCGCTACCTTAAACAAACAGCGATGCATGCCAGGCAAGGCGACTTTCTTCTGCGCCAGGGGGAGCAGCAGGAAAATATTTTTTTTCTGCAACAAGGGATCGTTCGCGCGGTGCATGTCTTGTCAGATGGCACCGAACGGGTAAAAGAGTTTTATTTTGCCGGGGAGTCCTGTTTTCTCTACCTTAGCTGGCTGGCCAGAGTGCCATCCCGCTACAGCTTGCAGGCGATCGCGCCCTGTTCGTACCAGCGACTGCCGCTGGCTTATCTTGATACGTCGGAAGGCGCAGAGCTGGCTGATGCTCTGTTGCGCCAGCAGCTTATTTATAAAGAGCGTAAAGAGGAAATGATGCTTTTGCATGCGCCGGAAAAACGCTACGCCTATGTGCTTGAGCATTTCCCTGAATGGAGTGAGCGTCTGACTCAGCGTGAACTGGCCAACTATATTGGTATTACGCCTGTCAGCCTTTCACGCATTCGACAACGCATTAACAAAGGTTAA
- a CDS encoding YgjV family protein, which yields MSVFMLSQLIAGGSFVCDLVAFFLPGRVAVLRLLALSTALLAAHFALLEQKSAAAMMLLASVRYVIASRTTNPAIAGSFCLIAIICTILTWRNAIDLLPLAGSLLMTLAAFKQDRVKLRLYTLAGSLFWLTNNLLCHSPVAAMMELTFISSTLVSLYRIYRTRLSIQQQ from the coding sequence GTGTCTGTCTTTATGCTTTCGCAGCTTATCGCTGGCGGCTCATTTGTTTGCGATTTGGTGGCTTTTTTTCTGCCCGGACGCGTGGCGGTGCTGCGCCTGTTGGCGCTTTCTACCGCTCTGCTTGCGGCGCATTTTGCTTTGCTGGAGCAGAAAAGCGCAGCCGCGATGATGCTGTTAGCCAGTGTCAGATATGTTATTGCGAGCAGGACAACAAACCCAGCCATCGCCGGGTCCTTCTGCCTGATCGCGATAATCTGCACGATTCTGACATGGCGTAATGCCATCGATCTGCTTCCGCTGGCGGGCAGCCTGTTAATGACGCTGGCCGCCTTTAAACAGGATCGGGTAAAGCTCAGGCTTTATACCCTGGCGGGCAGTCTGTTCTGGCTGACCAATAATCTGCTATGCCATTCTCCGGTAGCCGCAATGATGGAACTCACTTTTATCAGCAGTACGCTGGTTTCGCTTTACCGCATTTATCGGACGCGGCTCAGCATTCAGCAGCAGTAA
- a CDS encoding nitroreductase family protein has product MTGSEQEHAEGFLALAKNRRTIYALGNRLTLAEEEIIETIKEAVRQAPSAFNSQSSRILILLGQEHHRFWELTREQLRKIVPPENFQGTSDKIDGFAAAAGSVLFFEDQQVIKGLQEQFASYADNFPVWSEHSTGIAQYAVWLALTEKGIGANLQHYNPLVDADVQRTWNIPESWLLRGHMNFGSINAPAGEKTYMDDNARFIIAR; this is encoded by the coding sequence ATCACTGGGAGCGAGCAAGAACATGCTGAGGGCTTTTTAGCGCTGGCTAAAAACCGCCGGACTATTTACGCCCTGGGTAACAGGTTGACGCTGGCGGAAGAGGAGATTATCGAGACGATTAAAGAAGCAGTAAGGCAGGCGCCTTCGGCATTTAATTCCCAAAGCTCCCGGATATTGATCCTGCTGGGGCAGGAACACCATCGGTTCTGGGAATTAACCCGCGAACAATTAAGAAAAATTGTTCCGCCAGAAAATTTTCAGGGCACCTCAGATAAAATCGATGGCTTTGCGGCTGCAGCTGGCTCGGTACTGTTCTTTGAGGATCAGCAAGTTATAAAAGGCCTGCAGGAACAGTTTGCTTCCTATGCGGATAACTTTCCAGTCTGGTCTGAACACAGCACCGGTATCGCCCAGTATGCGGTTTGGCTGGCGCTGACGGAAAAAGGAATTGGCGCTAATCTACAGCACTATAATCCTTTAGTTGATGCTGATGTGCAGCGCACCTGGAATATCCCGGAGAGCTGGCTGCTGCGAGGGCATATGAACTTCGGTTCCATCAACGCGCCAGCTGGTGAGAAAACTTATATGGATGATAACGCACGTTTTATTATTGCCAGATAA
- a CDS encoding DUF1471 domain-containing protein — translation MKAIKNFVADSAVSLVKNAVAVSVLSLISFGGFAQSISATAATLDSAEAKIAAQAVQAGASYKITGARVNNGAYVTAVLSK, via the coding sequence ATGAAAGCTATCAAAAATTTTGTTGCAGATTCAGCGGTATCACTGGTTAAAAACGCCGTTGCTGTTTCAGTTTTGTCTCTTATTTCCTTTGGCGGTTTTGCTCAAAGCATTAGCGCGACCGCTGCTACTCTGGATAGTGCTGAAGCTAAGATCGCCGCTCAGGCAGTTCAGGCTGGTGCCTCCTATAAAATTACCGGCGCACGCGTTAACAATGGCGCTTACGTAACGGCAGTACTCAGCAAATAA
- the glmS gene encoding glutamine--fructose-6-phosphate transaminase (isomerizing): MCGIVGAVAQRDIAEILLEGLRRLEYRGYDSAGLAVVDRQGHVTRLRRVGKVQKLAEAAEQHPLIGGTGIAHTRWATHGEPSEVNAHPHVSEHIVIVHNGIIENHEPLRELMIERGYHFASETDTEVVAHLVHWEQKQGGSLREVVQRVIPQLRGAYGMVIMDSRDPSLLVAARSGSPLVIGCGVGENFIASDQLALLPVTRRFIYLEEGDIAEVTRREITVIDRAGAPVKRSEIESAVQYDAGDKGGYRHYMQKEIYEQPNAIKNTLSGRFSHGEVDLSELGANANDLLSQVEHIQIIACGTSYNSGMVARYWFESLANLPCDVEIASEFRYRKSAVRKNSLLITLSQSGETADTLAALRLSKELGYLGSLAICNVAGSSLVRESDLALMTKAGTEIGVASTKAFTTQLTVLLMLVAKIGRLKGVDAQVEHDIVHALQALPSRIEQMLAQDKLIEALAEDFSDKHHALFLGRGDQYPIAMEGALKLKEISYIHAEAYAAGELKHGPLALIDADMPVIVVAPNNELLEKLKSNIEEVRARGGLLYVFADRDAGFNDSEGMKIISLPHVEEVIAPIFYTVPLQLLSYHVALIKGTDVDQPRNLAKSVTVE; this comes from the coding sequence ATGTGTGGAATTGTTGGCGCGGTTGCGCAACGTGATATCGCAGAGATACTGCTGGAAGGCTTGCGCCGCCTGGAGTATCGCGGCTATGACTCCGCAGGTTTAGCGGTGGTGGATCGACAAGGGCACGTTACGCGCCTGCGTCGCGTTGGTAAGGTACAGAAACTGGCTGAGGCGGCTGAGCAGCATCCGCTGATTGGCGGCACCGGGATCGCGCATACCCGTTGGGCAACCCACGGCGAGCCGTCTGAGGTGAATGCGCACCCGCACGTTTCTGAACATATCGTAATTGTGCATAACGGCATCATCGAAAACCATGAGCCACTGCGTGAGCTGATGATCGAACGCGGCTATCACTTCGCTTCGGAAACCGATACGGAAGTGGTCGCGCATTTGGTGCACTGGGAGCAGAAACAGGGCGGCAGCCTGCGTGAAGTAGTACAGCGCGTGATTCCTCAACTGCGCGGTGCGTATGGCATGGTGATTATGGACAGCCGCGATCCGTCACTGCTGGTAGCGGCTCGTTCAGGTAGCCCGCTGGTCATCGGCTGCGGCGTTGGCGAGAACTTTATTGCCTCCGATCAGCTGGCGCTATTGCCGGTAACCCGTCGCTTTATCTACCTGGAAGAAGGCGATATTGCCGAAGTTACGCGTCGTGAAATCACCGTCATTGACCGTGCAGGCGCGCCGGTCAAGCGTAGCGAGATTGAATCCGCCGTACAGTATGACGCTGGCGACAAAGGCGGCTACCGTCATTACATGCAAAAAGAAATTTACGAACAACCTAACGCGATCAAAAACACCCTGAGCGGGCGCTTTAGTCATGGCGAGGTTGATCTTTCTGAGCTGGGGGCCAACGCCAACGATCTGTTGAGTCAGGTAGAGCATATCCAGATTATCGCCTGTGGCACCTCCTATAACTCCGGCATGGTGGCGCGTTACTGGTTTGAGTCACTGGCTAACCTGCCCTGCGATGTGGAGATTGCCTCTGAGTTTCGCTATCGCAAATCTGCGGTTCGTAAAAACAGCCTGCTGATTACGCTGTCGCAATCGGGCGAAACGGCAGATACGCTGGCGGCGCTGCGTTTGTCGAAAGAGCTGGGTTATCTGGGCTCGCTGGCTATCTGCAACGTTGCCGGCTCTTCGCTGGTACGTGAATCTGACCTGGCGCTGATGACCAAAGCCGGAACGGAGATCGGCGTGGCCTCTACCAAGGCATTTACCACTCAGTTGACGGTGTTGCTGATGCTGGTGGCGAAAATTGGTCGCCTGAAAGGCGTCGATGCGCAGGTAGAGCATGATATTGTCCATGCTTTGCAGGCGCTGCCGAGCCGTATTGAGCAGATGCTGGCGCAGGATAAGCTGATTGAAGCACTGGCGGAAGATTTCTCTGATAAGCATCATGCGCTGTTCCTTGGCCGTGGCGATCAGTATCCCATCGCCATGGAAGGGGCGCTGAAGCTAAAAGAGATCTCCTATATTCATGCGGAAGCCTACGCCGCTGGCGAGCTAAAACATGGCCCGCTGGCGCTGATTGATGCCGATATGCCGGTGATTGTCGTTGCGCCGAACAACGAACTGCTGGAGAAGCTGAAGTCCAACATTGAAGAAGTACGCGCACGCGGCGGTCTGCTGTATGTGTTTGCCGATCGGGATGCGGGCTTTAACGACAGTGAAGGCATGAAAATTATCTCTCTGCCGCATGTAGAAGAGGTTATTGCACCGATCTTCTATACCGTGCCGCTACAGTTGCTCTCCTATCACGTTGCGCTGATCAAAGGCACCGACGTTGACCAGCCGCGTAACCTGGCAAAATCGGTTACTGTGGAATAA
- the glmU gene encoding bifunctional UDP-N-acetylglucosamine diphosphorylase/glucosamine-1-phosphate N-acetyltransferase GlmU, producing the protein MSNSAMSVVILAAGKGTRMYSDLPKVLHTLAGKPMVQHVIDAAKGVGARAINLVYGHGGDRLKATLGDDALNWVLQAEQLGTGHAMQQAAPFFADDEDILMLYGDVPLITVDTLARLCAAKPAGGIGLLTVKLDNPTGYGRIVRENGEVTGIVEQKDASPEQLTISEINTGILVANGGDLKRWLSQLTNNNAQGEYYITDIIALASAEGRHIATVQPSRISETEGVNNRLQLATLERIYQAEQAEKLLLAGVMLRDPARFDLRGELQHGRDVEIDTNVILEGKVTLGNNVKIGAGCVIKNSVIGDGCEISPYSVIEDAELDASCTVGPFARLRPGSQLGEAAHVGNFVEMKKARLGKGSKAGHLSYLGDAEIGSGVNIGAGTITCNYDGANKFKTIIGDDVFVGSDTQLVAPVTVASGATIAAGTTIMQDVTAGGLVYNRKEQIQKSGWQRPVKKK; encoded by the coding sequence ATGTCTAACAGCGCAATGAGTGTGGTGATCCTTGCTGCCGGCAAGGGAACACGCATGTATTCCGATCTTCCTAAAGTCCTGCATACTCTGGCAGGAAAACCCATGGTTCAACACGTTATCGATGCGGCAAAAGGTGTCGGTGCGCGCGCAATTAATCTGGTTTACGGTCATGGCGGCGATCGGCTGAAAGCCACGCTGGGTGATGATGCGCTGAATTGGGTGCTGCAGGCTGAGCAATTAGGAACCGGGCATGCGATGCAGCAGGCCGCCCCTTTCTTTGCCGATGACGAAGATATTCTGATGCTGTACGGCGACGTGCCGTTAATCACCGTAGATACGCTGGCGCGCCTGTGTGCAGCGAAGCCTGCGGGCGGAATCGGCCTGTTAACCGTGAAGCTGGATAACCCCACCGGCTATGGACGCATTGTGCGTGAAAACGGTGAGGTAACCGGCATCGTTGAGCAGAAAGATGCCTCGCCGGAGCAGCTGACGATTTCTGAGATCAACACCGGCATTCTGGTTGCTAACGGCGGCGATCTGAAGCGTTGGCTAAGCCAGCTCACCAATAACAACGCTCAGGGCGAATACTACATTACCGATATCATTGCGCTGGCATCGGCGGAAGGGCGTCATATCGCTACCGTTCAGCCGTCTCGCATTAGCGAAACCGAAGGCGTTAATAATCGTCTGCAGCTGGCGACGCTGGAGCGGATTTATCAGGCTGAGCAGGCGGAAAAACTGCTGCTGGCTGGCGTGATGCTGCGTGACCCGGCGCGCTTTGATCTGCGCGGCGAGCTGCAGCATGGCCGCGATGTGGAAATCGACACTAACGTTATCCTTGAAGGTAAAGTCACGCTGGGCAATAACGTGAAAATCGGTGCTGGCTGCGTGATCAAAAACAGCGTGATCGGCGACGGTTGTGAAATCAGCCCGTACAGCGTTATTGAAGATGCTGAACTGGACGCCTCCTGTACCGTTGGGCCGTTTGCGCGCCTGCGGCCGGGCAGTCAACTGGGTGAAGCCGCACACGTCGGCAACTTTGTTGAAATGAAAAAAGCGAGGCTGGGCAAAGGCTCGAAGGCTGGCCATCTTAGCTACCTGGGCGATGCTGAAATCGGATCTGGCGTGAACATTGGTGCCGGCACCATTACCTGCAACTACGACGGCGCTAATAAATTTAAAACCATTATCGGCGACGATGTGTTTGTAGGGTCAGATACGCAGCTGGTGGCACCGGTAACGGTCGCCAGCGGCGCTACCATCGCAGCGGGCACGACCATTATGCAGGATGTAACCGCCGGTGGGCTGGTTTACAACCGTAAAGAACAGATTCAGAAATCGGGCTGGCAACGCCCGGTTAAGAAAAAATAA
- a CDS encoding F0F1 ATP synthase subunit epsilon yields MAMTYHLDVVSAEQQMFSGLVQKIQVSGSEGELGIFPGHTPLLTAIKPGMVRIVKQHGEEEYIYLSGGVLEVQAGTVTVLADTAIRGTDLDEARALEAKRKAEEHIHKAHGDVDYAQASAELAKAIAKLRVIELTKKAM; encoded by the coding sequence ATGGCTATGACTTATCACCTGGATGTTGTCAGCGCAGAACAGCAGATGTTCAGCGGACTGGTACAGAAAATTCAGGTGTCAGGTAGCGAAGGTGAGCTGGGTATTTTCCCTGGCCATACGCCGCTGCTGACCGCCATTAAGCCTGGCATGGTGCGCATCGTTAAACAGCACGGTGAAGAAGAGTATATCTATCTCTCCGGCGGCGTGCTGGAAGTACAGGCAGGTACGGTTACCGTGCTGGCTGATACGGCGATTCGCGGCACCGATCTTGATGAAGCGCGTGCGTTGGAAGCAAAACGCAAAGCGGAAGAGCATATTCACAAAGCGCATGGCGACGTGGACTATGCTCAGGCTTCGGCAGAGCTGGCGAAAGCCATTGCCAAGCTGCGCGTCATCGAACTGACCAAAAAAGCGATGTAA
- the atpD gene encoding F0F1 ATP synthase subunit beta, which yields MATGKIVQIIGAVVDVEFPQDAVPQVYNALEVKNGDARLVLEVQQQLGGGVVRTIAMGTSDGLKRGLEVADLKKPIQVPVGKATLGRIMNVLGEPIDMKGELKDEDGGAVEIASIHRAAPSYEDQSNSQELLETGIKVIDLMCPFAKGGKVGLFGGAGVGKTVNMMELIRNIAAEHSGYSVFAGVGERTREGNDFYHEMTDSNVIDKVALVYGQMNEPPGNRLRVALTGLTMAEKFRDEGRDVLLFIDNIYRYTLAGTEVSALLGRMPSAVGYQPTLAEEMGVLQERITSTKTGSITSVQAVYVPADDLTDPSPATTFAHLDSTVTLSRQIASLGIYPAVDPLDSTSRQLDPLVVGQEHYDTARGVQSILQRYQELKDIIAILGMDELSEEDKLLVARARKIQRFLSQPFFVAEVFTGSPGKYVSLKDTIRGFKGIMDGEFDHLPEQAFYMVGAIEEAVEKAKKL from the coding sequence ATGGCAACTGGAAAGATTGTCCAGATCATCGGCGCCGTAGTTGACGTCGAGTTCCCTCAGGACGCTGTACCGCAGGTGTACAACGCCCTTGAGGTTAAAAATGGTGATGCGCGTCTGGTGCTGGAAGTTCAACAGCAGCTGGGCGGCGGCGTGGTTCGTACCATCGCTATGGGTACTTCTGACGGCCTGAAACGTGGCCTGGAAGTCGCTGATCTTAAAAAGCCGATTCAGGTACCGGTGGGTAAAGCTACCCTGGGCCGTATCATGAACGTGCTTGGCGAGCCGATCGATATGAAAGGCGAACTGAAAGATGAAGACGGTGGTGCCGTAGAGATCGCCTCTATTCATCGCGCAGCGCCTTCATACGAAGATCAGTCAAACTCGCAGGAACTGCTGGAAACCGGCATCAAGGTTATCGACCTGATGTGTCCGTTCGCTAAGGGCGGTAAAGTGGGTCTGTTCGGTGGTGCGGGCGTAGGTAAAACCGTAAACATGATGGAGCTGATCCGTAACATCGCGGCTGAGCACTCAGGTTACTCGGTATTTGCCGGTGTGGGCGAGCGTACTCGTGAGGGTAACGACTTCTACCACGAAATGACCGACTCTAACGTTATCGATAAAGTTGCGCTGGTTTATGGCCAGATGAACGAGCCGCCGGGCAACCGTCTGCGTGTAGCGCTGACCGGTCTGACCATGGCGGAGAAATTCCGTGATGAAGGCCGTGACGTTCTGCTGTTTATCGATAACATCTACCGTTACACCCTGGCCGGTACTGAAGTATCCGCGCTGCTGGGTCGTATGCCGTCTGCAGTAGGTTATCAGCCGACGCTGGCGGAAGAGATGGGTGTGTTGCAGGAGCGTATTACCTCCACCAAGACGGGTTCAATCACCTCTGTACAGGCCGTTTACGTACCTGCGGATGACTTGACTGACCCGTCTCCGGCGACCACCTTCGCCCACCTTGACTCTACCGTTACTCTGAGCCGTCAGATCGCGTCTCTGGGTATCTACCCGGCCGTTGACCCGCTGGATTCCACCAGCCGTCAGCTGGATCCGCTGGTTGTAGGTCAGGAGCACTACGATACGGCGCGTGGCGTGCAGTCTATTCTGCAGCGTTACCAGGAACTGAAAGACATCATCGCCATCCTTGGTATGGATGAACTGTCTGAAGAAGACAAACTGCTGGTGGCTCGCGCACGTAAAATTCAGCGCTTCCTGTCTCAGCCGTTCTTCGTGGCAGAAGTATTCACCGGTTCTCCGGGCAAATACGTTTCGCTGAAAGACACTATCCGTGGCTTTAAAGGCATTATGGACGGTGAGTTCGATCACCTGCCAGAACAGGCCTTCTACATGGTTGGTGCCATCGAAGAAGCCGTGGAAAAAGCGAAGAAACTGTAA